The Gouania willdenowi chromosome 3, fGouWil2.1, whole genome shotgun sequence genome includes a region encoding these proteins:
- the fhod1 gene encoding FH1/FH2 domain-containing protein 1 isoform X6, which translates to MALLTCRVQFLEDSDPFICTNFPEPRRPPTVSLEESVPLSEQIGRIHSLLEAPLKLEDCTLQLSPQGNYLDLDSSLDEQRDELEGFYEDVAKGKKPILILRTQLSVRVHFILEKLLNTQGPELRRSLFSLKQLFQDDKDLVPEFVASEGLTCFIKVGAEADHNYQNYILRALSQIMLFVDGMNGVIKHNETVQWLYTLIGSLSRLVVKTSLKLLIVFIEYAESNSPLLIQAINMVDTSRGVKPWSYLMEVLEEKNGSDTELLMFAMTLINKTLAVLPDQDSFYDVTDSLEQLGMETIVHKHLNNQTNEPSVRAQFTIYETALRAEDGDMDEPSPYLRKERRKLATGDQEARSRRRSSNQNLPDLLASSRGSSPCTSPAPPSFSPSSPSVPASPVPPPPAFSTSPPQHPSSPVVSPIPPPVLSTFPSHPPSSPIIPPSPPAALGSRSSSPLISDVSSSTSSPSESQTGSPLLFRTVSNESTTMENTTRTSPSPSPTSPESPQYVSHEPLSRTESKSSFKMKSPVLIISRTWDEDQVFCSEDSSANADKPVLRKFADSFLRSLAVTQWDKKRRSKQFDQSYLSNERASTSQLEDKEEKIELKEDEEEEEEKEEEEEEEEEEAKEEMHHGSSGSVSDSQQEAGEQAPEHVHVSEHLSNIRARSVEPAAPPADNSASRRVELEGLEGSAQAALARLKEEQKTRFLRQQSSFDAESHARRLETTQMTPLGPGGPAPDPWDQPPEAAALRIKDLDFSDLVEEEDIDVLDTNSFVSSSASSGLGAPPPPPPPPPLPGVAPPPPPPPPLPGGIAPPPPPLPGGFAPPPPPPPPLPGGFAPPPPPPPPGAPPPPSSSSPLKKKKKKTVKLFWKELKQADGPTQCRFGRGTVWASLDSVDVDTARLEHLFESKAKELPVTKKGPESRKSELHVLDPKRSNAINIGMTVLPAVHVIKAAILSMDEFAISKEGIEKILTMIPTEEEKQKIQEAQLSNPDVPLGSAEQFLFSLSSISALTSRLQLWSFKLNYEILEKEIAEPLFDLKLGMEQLASNQTFRRILATLLAIGNFLNSSNAKGFELSYLEKVVEVKDTVHRQSLLYHTSSQVEENYPESSDIYSEIPAITRSAKVDFDLLSENLVQLERRCKASWDNLKVISKHETKAVLKNRLTEFLKDCTQRIIILKVVHRRVINRFHSFLLFLGQPSSSVRDIKVTNFCRIISDFALEYRTTRERVLTLKRKKAAHRERTKTRGKMITETEKFSGAVSLPHCSSLISMATEAEPGQEEEHENMKNLLISSINADTKSLRRTRAVRSLGRVAPPHLTVAKDEGPGPQDDATDEIMDRLVKSVTQNPSDKVSSPKTRRRSRVNRKSLRRTLKSGLTLDVVQALGLNSKQEDKV; encoded by the exons CTCGAGGACTGCACGCTCCAGTTGTCCCCTCAGGGAAACTATCTGGACCTGGACTCTTCTCTGGACGAGCAGCGAGACGAGCTCGAGGGTTTTTACGAAGACGTAGC AAAAGGAAAGAAGCCCATCCTGATCCTGAGGACTCAGCTGTCGGTGCGGGTCCACTTCATCCTCG aGAAGCTGTTAAACACTCAAGGTCCCGAGCTGCGCCGCTCCCTCTTCTCACTCAAACAGCTCTTTCAG GATGACAAAGACCTGGTCCCAGAGTTTGTGGCGTCTGAGGGTTTGACATGTTTCATAAAAGTTGGAGCAGAGGCTGATCATAACTATCAGAACTACATCCTGAGGG CTCTCAGTCAGATCATGCTGTTCGTGGACGGGATGAACGGAGTAATAAAGCACAACGAGACCGTGCAGTGGCTCTACACGTTGATTGGAAGTCTG TCACGTCTGGTAGTGAAAACGTCTCTGAAGCTGCTCATCGTCTTCATCGAATACGCCGAGTCCAACAGCCCTCTGCTGATCCAAGCCATCAACATGGTGGACACAAGcagag GTGTGAAACCTTGGAGTTACTTGATGGAGGTCCTGGAGGAGAAAAACGGTTCTGACACAGAGCTGCTCATGTTTGCAATGACGCTCATCAACAAG ACCCTGGCCGTGCTGCCCGACCAGGACTCATTCTACGACGTGACCGACAGCCTGGAGCAGCTCGGCATGGAAACCATCGTCCACAAACACCTTAACAACCAAACCAATGAGCCCAGCGTCAGGGCCCAGTTTACCATCTACGAG ACGGCTCTGAGGGCCGAGGACGGGGACATGGATGAACCGTCTCCGTACCTTcgtaaagaaagaagaaagttgGCCACGGGGGATCAGGAAGCGAGGTCTCGTCGTCGCTcatccaatcagaaccttccggACCTCCTCGCCTCCTCGAGAGGCTCCTCCCCCTGCACCTCCCCCGCTCCTCCTAGCTTCTCTCCGTCCTCGCCCAGCGTTCCGGCCTCTCCCGTCCCTCCTCCTCCCGCATTCTCCACGTCTCCACCTCAACATCCATCATCTCCAGTCGTCTCTCCCATTCCTCCTCCCGTCCTCTCCACTTTTCCCTCTcatcctccctcctcccccatcATCCCTCCCAGCCCGCCGGCGGCGCTTGGTAGCAGGTCTTCATCCCCACTGATCTCAGATGTCAGTAGCTCCACCTCCAGCCCCTCAGAGTCCCAGACGGGGTCTCCTCTGCTTTTCCGCACAGTCTCTAACGAGTCCACGACCATGGAGAACACCACGAGGACTTCACCCAGTCC CAGCCCAACATCGCCGGAGTCTCCTCAGTACGTGTCCCATGAGCCTCTCTCCAGGACCGAATCCAAGTCCAGTTTCAA GATGAAATCTccagttttgatcatttctcg CACCTGGGATGAAGACCAGGTGTTCTG TTCAGAGGACAGCAGTGCTAATGCTGACAAGCCAGTTCTGAGGAAGTTTGC AGACAGCTTCCTGCGCAGTCTTGCTGTGACTCAGTGGGATAAAAAGAGGCGGAGCAAACAGTTCGATCAGTCCTATTTGTCCAATGAACGGGCTTCTACATCCCAGCTGgaagacaaagaagaaaaaatagaattaaaagaagacgaagaagaagaagaagaaaaagaagaagaagaggaagaagaagaagaagaagcaaagGAGGAGATGCATCATG GCTCCTCTGGAAGTGTGTCAGATTCCCAGCAGGAGGCGG GTGAACAAGCGCCTGAGCACGTTCATGTTTCTGAGCATCTCTCTAACATCAGAGCGCGCTCAGTGGAGCCCGCCGCCCCCCCCGCTGACAACAGCGCCTCCCGCAGGGTGGAGCTAGAAGGTCTAGAAGGTTCTGCTCAGGCAGCTTTGGCCCGACTCAAAGAGGAGCAGAAG ACGCGCTTCCTCCGACAGCAGAGCAGCTTCGATGCGGAGAGCCACGCTCGTCGTTTAGAAACGACCCAGATGACCCCACTGGGTCCTGGTGGCCCCGCCCCCGACCCCTGGGACCAGCCGCCAGAGGCCGCCGCGCTCCGCATCAAAGACCTGGACTTTTCAGACCTCGTGGAAGAAGAAGACATTGACGTCCTGGACACAAACTCCTTTGTTTCCTCTTCGGCCTCCTCTGGTCTGGGTGCACCtcctccaccccctcctcctcctcctctcccaggtgtggctcctcctcctccacccccaccccctttACCTGGTGGTATAGCTCCTCCCCCACCTCCGCTACCTGGAGGttttgctcctcctcctcctcccccaccTCCGCTACCTGGAGGttttgctcctcctcctcctccaccacctcctggggctcctcctcccccctcctcatcctctccattgaagaagaagaagaagaaaacggtGAAATTGTTCTGGAAGGAGCTAAAGCAGGCAGACGGCCCCACCCAGTGCCGCTTCGGCCGGGGGACGGTGTGGGCGTCTCTGGACTCTGTCGACGTAGACACGGCACGTCTTGAACACCTATTTGAGTCCAAAGCCAAAGAGCTGCCCGTTACCAAG AAAGGCCCGGAAAGTAGGAAATCTGAACTCCATGTTTTAGACCCCAAGAGGAGCAACGCCATCAACATCGGGATGACCGTGCTGCCAGCCGTCCATGTCATCAAGGCCGCCATACTCAGTATGGATGAATTTGCCATCAGCAAAGAAGGCATCGAG AAGATCCTGACCATGATTCCAACTGAAGAGGAGAAGCAGAAGATCCAGGAGGCTCAGCTGTCCAATCCTGACGTTCCTCTGGGGTCAGCAGAGCAGTTCCTCTTCAGCCTGTCCTCCATCAGTGCCCTGACCTCCCGATTACAGCTCTGGAGCTTCAAGCTGAACTATGAAATTCTTGAAAAG GAAATCGCTGAGCCACTGTTTGACCTAAAGCTGGGGATGGAGCAGTTGGCGTCCAATCAAACCTTCAGGAGAATTCTGGCCACGCTGCTCGCCATCGGAAACTTTCTCAATAGTTCCAAC GCCAAAGGTTTCGAGCTGAGTTACCTGGAGAAGGTGGTGGAGGTAAAGGACACAGTCCATCGTCAGTCACTGCTGTATCACACCTCCAGCCAGGTGGAGGAAAATTACCCAGAATCCTCTGACATCTACTCGGAGATCCCCGCTATCACACGCTCCGCCAAA GTGGATTTCGATCTGCTTTCCGAGAACCTCGTCCAGCTGGAGCGGCGCTGCAAAGCATCCTGGGACAACTTGAAGGTGATTTCAAAGCACGAAACCAAAGCGGTGCTGAAGAACAGGCTGACGGAGTTCCTGAAGGACTGCACCCAGAGGATCATCATCCTGAAGGTGGTTCATCGCAGGGTGATCAACAG GTTTCACTcgttcctcctcttcctcggtCAGCCGTCTTCATCCGTCAGGGACATCAAAGTGACAAACTTCTGCAGAATCATCAGCGATTTCGCGCTGGAGTATCGGACGACCAGAGAACGAGTGCTCACGCTCAAACGCAAAAAGGCTGCTCACCGCGAACGCACCAAGACTCGAGGAAAGATGATCACGGAG ACTGAGAAGTTTTCAGGGGCGGTTTCTCTTCCCCACTGCTCCTCCCTCATCTCCATGGCGACAGAGGCAGAGCCAGGTCAGGAGGAAGAGCACGAGAACATGAAGAACCTGCTGATCAGCAGCATCAACGCCGACACGAAAAGCCTGAGACGTACCCGGGCTGTCCGCA GTCTGGGCCGGGTGGCTCCGCCTCATTTGACTGTTGCTAAAGATGAGGGTCCGGGCCCCCAGGACGACGCCACAGACGAGATCATGGATCGACTGGTGAAGTCcgtcacacagaacccttcagACAAAGTGTCCAGTCCTAAGACTCGCAGGCGGTCCCGAGTAAACAGAAAGTCCT TGAGGAGGACTCTGAAAAGCGGCCTCACTCTGGATGTGGTTCAGGCTTTGGGACTCAACAGTAAACAAGAGGACAAAGTCTGA
- the fhod1 gene encoding FH1/FH2 domain-containing protein 1 isoform X7: protein MALLTCRVQFLEDSDPFICTNFPEPRRPPTVSLEESVPLSEQIGRIHSLLEAPLKLEDCTLQLSPQGNYLDLDSSLDEQRDELEGFYEDVAKGKKPILILRTQLSVRVHFILEKLLNTQGPELRRSLFSLKQLFQDDKDLVPEFVASEGLTCFIKVGAEADHNYQNYILRALSQIMLFVDGMNGVIKHNETVQWLYTLIGSLSRLVVKTSLKLLIVFIEYAESNSPLLIQAINMVDTSRGVKPWSYLMEVLEEKNGSDTELLMFAMTLINKTLAVLPDQDSFYDVTDSLEQLGMETIVHKHLNNQTNEPSVRAQFTIYETALRAEDGDMDEPSPYLRKERRKLATGDQEARSRRRSSNQNLPDLLASSRGSSPCTSPAPPSFSPSSPSVPASPVPPPPAFSTSPPQHPSSPVVSPIPPPVLSTFPSHPPSSPIIPPSPPAALGSRSSSPLISDVSSSTSSPSESQTGSPLLFRTVSNESTTMENTTRTSPSPSPTSPESPQYVSHEPLSRTESKSSFNSEDSSANADKPVLRKFADSFLRSLAVTQWDKKRRSKQFDQSYLSNERASTSQLEDKEEKIELKEDEEEEEEKEEEEEEEEEEAKEEMHHGSSGSVSDSQQEAGEQAPEHVHVSEHLSNIRARSVEPAAPPADNSASRRVELEGLEGSAQAALARLKEEQKTRFLRQQSSFDAESHARRLETTQMTPLGPGGPAPDPWDQPPEAAALRIKDLDFSDLVEEEDIDVLDTNSFVSSSASSGLGAPPPPPPPPPLPGVAPPPPPPPPLPGGIAPPPPPLPGGFAPPPPPPPPLPGGFAPPPPPPPPGAPPPPSSSSPLKKKKKKTVKLFWKELKQADGPTQCRFGRGTVWASLDSVDVDTARLEHLFESKAKELPVTKKGPESRKSELHVLDPKRSNAINIGMTVLPAVHVIKAAILSMDEFAISKEGIEKILTMIPTEEEKQKIQEAQLSNPDVPLGSAEQFLFSLSSISALTSRLQLWSFKLNYEILEKEIAEPLFDLKLGMEQLASNQTFRRILATLLAIGNFLNSSNAKGFELSYLEKVVEVKDTVHRQSLLYHTSSQVEENYPESSDIYSEIPAITRSAKVDFDLLSENLVQLERRCKASWDNLKVISKHETKAVLKNRLTEFLKDCTQRIIILKVVHRRVINRFHSFLLFLGQPSSSVRDIKVTNFCRIISDFALEYRTTRERVLTLKRKKAAHRERTKTRGKMITETEKFSGAVSLPHCSSLISMATEAEPGQEEEHENMKNLLISSINADTKSLRRTRAVRSLGRVAPPHLTVAKDEGPGPQDDATDEIMDRLVKSVTQNPSDKVSSPKTRRRSRVNRKSLRRTLKSGLTLDVVQALGLNSKQEDKV, encoded by the exons CTCGAGGACTGCACGCTCCAGTTGTCCCCTCAGGGAAACTATCTGGACCTGGACTCTTCTCTGGACGAGCAGCGAGACGAGCTCGAGGGTTTTTACGAAGACGTAGC AAAAGGAAAGAAGCCCATCCTGATCCTGAGGACTCAGCTGTCGGTGCGGGTCCACTTCATCCTCG aGAAGCTGTTAAACACTCAAGGTCCCGAGCTGCGCCGCTCCCTCTTCTCACTCAAACAGCTCTTTCAG GATGACAAAGACCTGGTCCCAGAGTTTGTGGCGTCTGAGGGTTTGACATGTTTCATAAAAGTTGGAGCAGAGGCTGATCATAACTATCAGAACTACATCCTGAGGG CTCTCAGTCAGATCATGCTGTTCGTGGACGGGATGAACGGAGTAATAAAGCACAACGAGACCGTGCAGTGGCTCTACACGTTGATTGGAAGTCTG TCACGTCTGGTAGTGAAAACGTCTCTGAAGCTGCTCATCGTCTTCATCGAATACGCCGAGTCCAACAGCCCTCTGCTGATCCAAGCCATCAACATGGTGGACACAAGcagag GTGTGAAACCTTGGAGTTACTTGATGGAGGTCCTGGAGGAGAAAAACGGTTCTGACACAGAGCTGCTCATGTTTGCAATGACGCTCATCAACAAG ACCCTGGCCGTGCTGCCCGACCAGGACTCATTCTACGACGTGACCGACAGCCTGGAGCAGCTCGGCATGGAAACCATCGTCCACAAACACCTTAACAACCAAACCAATGAGCCCAGCGTCAGGGCCCAGTTTACCATCTACGAG ACGGCTCTGAGGGCCGAGGACGGGGACATGGATGAACCGTCTCCGTACCTTcgtaaagaaagaagaaagttgGCCACGGGGGATCAGGAAGCGAGGTCTCGTCGTCGCTcatccaatcagaaccttccggACCTCCTCGCCTCCTCGAGAGGCTCCTCCCCCTGCACCTCCCCCGCTCCTCCTAGCTTCTCTCCGTCCTCGCCCAGCGTTCCGGCCTCTCCCGTCCCTCCTCCTCCCGCATTCTCCACGTCTCCACCTCAACATCCATCATCTCCAGTCGTCTCTCCCATTCCTCCTCCCGTCCTCTCCACTTTTCCCTCTcatcctccctcctcccccatcATCCCTCCCAGCCCGCCGGCGGCGCTTGGTAGCAGGTCTTCATCCCCACTGATCTCAGATGTCAGTAGCTCCACCTCCAGCCCCTCAGAGTCCCAGACGGGGTCTCCTCTGCTTTTCCGCACAGTCTCTAACGAGTCCACGACCATGGAGAACACCACGAGGACTTCACCCAGTCC CAGCCCAACATCGCCGGAGTCTCCTCAGTACGTGTCCCATGAGCCTCTCTCCAGGACCGAATCCAAGTCCAGTTTCAA TTCAGAGGACAGCAGTGCTAATGCTGACAAGCCAGTTCTGAGGAAGTTTGC AGACAGCTTCCTGCGCAGTCTTGCTGTGACTCAGTGGGATAAAAAGAGGCGGAGCAAACAGTTCGATCAGTCCTATTTGTCCAATGAACGGGCTTCTACATCCCAGCTGgaagacaaagaagaaaaaatagaattaaaagaagacgaagaagaagaagaagaaaaagaagaagaagaggaagaagaagaagaagaagcaaagGAGGAGATGCATCATG GCTCCTCTGGAAGTGTGTCAGATTCCCAGCAGGAGGCGG GTGAACAAGCGCCTGAGCACGTTCATGTTTCTGAGCATCTCTCTAACATCAGAGCGCGCTCAGTGGAGCCCGCCGCCCCCCCCGCTGACAACAGCGCCTCCCGCAGGGTGGAGCTAGAAGGTCTAGAAGGTTCTGCTCAGGCAGCTTTGGCCCGACTCAAAGAGGAGCAGAAG ACGCGCTTCCTCCGACAGCAGAGCAGCTTCGATGCGGAGAGCCACGCTCGTCGTTTAGAAACGACCCAGATGACCCCACTGGGTCCTGGTGGCCCCGCCCCCGACCCCTGGGACCAGCCGCCAGAGGCCGCCGCGCTCCGCATCAAAGACCTGGACTTTTCAGACCTCGTGGAAGAAGAAGACATTGACGTCCTGGACACAAACTCCTTTGTTTCCTCTTCGGCCTCCTCTGGTCTGGGTGCACCtcctccaccccctcctcctcctcctctcccaggtgtggctcctcctcctccacccccaccccctttACCTGGTGGTATAGCTCCTCCCCCACCTCCGCTACCTGGAGGttttgctcctcctcctcctcccccaccTCCGCTACCTGGAGGttttgctcctcctcctcctccaccacctcctggggctcctcctcccccctcctcatcctctccattgaagaagaagaagaagaaaacggtGAAATTGTTCTGGAAGGAGCTAAAGCAGGCAGACGGCCCCACCCAGTGCCGCTTCGGCCGGGGGACGGTGTGGGCGTCTCTGGACTCTGTCGACGTAGACACGGCACGTCTTGAACACCTATTTGAGTCCAAAGCCAAAGAGCTGCCCGTTACCAAG AAAGGCCCGGAAAGTAGGAAATCTGAACTCCATGTTTTAGACCCCAAGAGGAGCAACGCCATCAACATCGGGATGACCGTGCTGCCAGCCGTCCATGTCATCAAGGCCGCCATACTCAGTATGGATGAATTTGCCATCAGCAAAGAAGGCATCGAG AAGATCCTGACCATGATTCCAACTGAAGAGGAGAAGCAGAAGATCCAGGAGGCTCAGCTGTCCAATCCTGACGTTCCTCTGGGGTCAGCAGAGCAGTTCCTCTTCAGCCTGTCCTCCATCAGTGCCCTGACCTCCCGATTACAGCTCTGGAGCTTCAAGCTGAACTATGAAATTCTTGAAAAG GAAATCGCTGAGCCACTGTTTGACCTAAAGCTGGGGATGGAGCAGTTGGCGTCCAATCAAACCTTCAGGAGAATTCTGGCCACGCTGCTCGCCATCGGAAACTTTCTCAATAGTTCCAAC GCCAAAGGTTTCGAGCTGAGTTACCTGGAGAAGGTGGTGGAGGTAAAGGACACAGTCCATCGTCAGTCACTGCTGTATCACACCTCCAGCCAGGTGGAGGAAAATTACCCAGAATCCTCTGACATCTACTCGGAGATCCCCGCTATCACACGCTCCGCCAAA GTGGATTTCGATCTGCTTTCCGAGAACCTCGTCCAGCTGGAGCGGCGCTGCAAAGCATCCTGGGACAACTTGAAGGTGATTTCAAAGCACGAAACCAAAGCGGTGCTGAAGAACAGGCTGACGGAGTTCCTGAAGGACTGCACCCAGAGGATCATCATCCTGAAGGTGGTTCATCGCAGGGTGATCAACAG GTTTCACTcgttcctcctcttcctcggtCAGCCGTCTTCATCCGTCAGGGACATCAAAGTGACAAACTTCTGCAGAATCATCAGCGATTTCGCGCTGGAGTATCGGACGACCAGAGAACGAGTGCTCACGCTCAAACGCAAAAAGGCTGCTCACCGCGAACGCACCAAGACTCGAGGAAAGATGATCACGGAG ACTGAGAAGTTTTCAGGGGCGGTTTCTCTTCCCCACTGCTCCTCCCTCATCTCCATGGCGACAGAGGCAGAGCCAGGTCAGGAGGAAGAGCACGAGAACATGAAGAACCTGCTGATCAGCAGCATCAACGCCGACACGAAAAGCCTGAGACGTACCCGGGCTGTCCGCA GTCTGGGCCGGGTGGCTCCGCCTCATTTGACTGTTGCTAAAGATGAGGGTCCGGGCCCCCAGGACGACGCCACAGACGAGATCATGGATCGACTGGTGAAGTCcgtcacacagaacccttcagACAAAGTGTCCAGTCCTAAGACTCGCAGGCGGTCCCGAGTAAACAGAAAGTCCT TGAGGAGGACTCTGAAAAGCGGCCTCACTCTGGATGTGGTTCAGGCTTTGGGACTCAACAGTAAACAAGAGGACAAAGTCTGA